Proteins found in one Falco cherrug isolate bFalChe1 chromosome 18, bFalChe1.pri, whole genome shotgun sequence genomic segment:
- the GKN2 gene encoding gastrokine-2 — translation MSGLTTVLVLLGVFWTQTSALTTYVLHEPNKNYVTGTMTIDSENDMADVHVRSGVYSSDTIFDYAHGYIATRLFSRRACFIMKIDKQYIPTLQQIGRLAFERQTMKEIYSPKNVWVQFQSGHSFFGNIKNWLTYGKQIEKLCKGLPLYRLVKSQPPLNVRGCANAGVPNILGIQICEKSQ, via the exons atgagcgGACTT ACTACCgttctggttttgctgggaGTCTTTTGGACTCAGACTTCTGCACTTACG ACCTATGTCCTTCATGAACCTAACAAAAACTATGTCACTGGAACTATGACCATTGACAGTGAGAATGATATGGCTGATGTCCATGTCCGTTCTGGAGTGTACTCCTCTGATACCATCTTTGACTATGCGCAT ggATATATTGCAACAAGGTTATTTTCACGACGTGCTTGTTTTATCATGAAAATAGACAAGCAATACATCCCGACCCTGCAACAAATTGGACGCCTGGCTTTTGAAAGACAG actATGAAGGAGATATACTCTCCAAAGAATGTGTGGGTACAGTTTCAGTCTGGCCATTCTTTCTTTGGGAATATCAAGAATTGGCTTACCTAtggaaaacaaattgaaaaactCTGCAAAGGCCTGCCTCTCTACCGCCTTGTAAAGAGTCAAC caCCACTGAATGTTCGTGGCTGTGCCAATGCAGGAGTTCCAAACATTTTGGGCATTCAAATCTGTGAAAAAAGCCAGTAG